The Paenibacillus sp. FSL H7-0357 nucleotide sequence AACCTCCAGTTTAAAGCAGCAGAGGCAGAAGCCTCCCTATTTGAAGAATCACATGCAGCTATACAGCCTGCTTAGCAATATATTCTAAATCTTAATATTTTCAAAACATCCCAATCGGGGTTGAAAAGCTCCCTTTCTGGATAGAACGGATCAGCTCCGCCTGATAGACTGTACATAATGCCCACGGCTAAATATCCCAGTGGGCATTTGTGTTCATGAACATCAGGCGGGGGCTGATTAACTCAGCATATTTATTGGTGTTTCTCCCAGTGAAGGGATGAGGAATTTATGATCGATCGGAGATGACATCACGATTAGAATCGTGTAGGTCCCGTATCTATCACATTGATTTCCGAACTCTTCAAGCGCTCGCGTAGAATCGCTAATCACTTTCAATAAATAGTTGTGCTCCCCGCTTATCCGGTAACATTCGACGACATCGGGAGCCGCCCGGCAGAAATCAAGGAATGCGTTACAATCTCTAGAATGAAACAATATATAGGCGGCAGCCTGTTTGCCAATCTTTTCAGGGGATATGATGGTGCGATATTCACTGATGATCCCCTTCTCCTCCATGCGTTTAACCCTCTCTGTAACTGCAGGCTGTGATAAGCCGACGTTTTTCCCCAGTTCTGTCATAGAAATTCTCGCTTGGCTCTGCAGGTGGAACAGGATTTGCTTATCTACATGATCCATTATAGTCAGCTCCTTTAAAATTCAGGTCAATTGGATAAAACAAATATAATTTAATCGTTTTACAGCCGAGTTACCTTTGTTACGTTATGTAACCAAGGTAACTTATTTTATATAATAAGCCTACAATAGTAAAGTGTCCAAGACTTTAACTATTCCGAGAGGATGGAGCCCATGTGTACATTATATTCAAACCCAAGTGATCCGCAATGTTTGTCGGGCCGCATCGATGAAGTGATGGATCGGACGCTTGCCGACAAGAGGCTGGTCGGTGCCGTCATTAAAGTAGCAATAGACGGAACAATGGTTTACAGCCGCGCTGCCGGTTATGCTGACCGCGGTCTGAACCGGCTCATGAGAGAAGATGCTTTATTCCGGCTCGCCTCGGTCACCAAACCTATTGTTTCCACGGCTGCCTTAGTACTGGTTGCACAAGGGCGCCTGCAGTTGGACGACCGTGTTGACCGTTGGCTTCCGGAGTTCCGCCCACGCTTGCAGAACGGCGAACTTGCGCAATTGACGGTCCGCCATCTAATGACGCATACAGCCGGTCTGTCTTACCGGTTCTTCCAGGAAGAAAATAGTTCCTATCAGCGGGCAGGGATTTCGGACGGCATGGATCAGTCCGGAATCACACTGGAAGAGAATATGCGCCGCCTCGCCTCTGTGCCGCTTCTCTACACGCCAGGCACAGAGTGGAGATATTCCATAGCAACGGATGTGCTGGGTGCAGTCATAGCCAAGGTCACAGAAACAACGCTCGGCGAAGCCATAGATTCACTGGTAACCAAACCGCTCGGCATGAGTGACACCGGGTTCATTGCAGCTGATCCAGAACGGCTGGCCACCCCCTATGCCAACAACTACCCGGAGCCGCGGCCATTACTTGATCCGGACAAGATTGCCTTTGTGGACGGTACAGCAGGCTTCCTGCTTGCTCCAGGCCGGGCACTTGATGCCGCCGCCTATCCCTCCGGTGGAGCCGGCATGGTTGGCAGTGCCGGGGACTTTTTGCACCTGCTGGAAACATTGCGCCAGGGCGGGGGCCCTTTGCTGCCGGAATCTCTGGTTCACGAAATGACTACCAATCAGATCGGTGACCTGCCTATGCCCTTTTGGCCAGGACGGGGATTCGGTCTTGGCATTACAGTGCTGAAAGACCCTGCCGCCGCAAACACTCCTGAATCACCGGGAACATGGCGGATGGGCGGCACTTATGGCCATTCATGGTTCGTCGATCCTAAGCAGCGGCTAAGCGTTGTGGCATTTACAAATACCTTACTGGAAGGCATGTCCGGCCAGTTTACGGTTGACCTTTGTGAAGCGATTTATGCCAGCATCAGATCATAAAGAATGAGTACAGGGGAGCCTTGGCCGGTACGTACCGGTCAAGGCTCTCTGTGACTGAAGGAGTCGTGACTTGTATCGGCCTTCAGAGCAGGCTGGCCGTAAAATCTAAACATAAAATAATAAATGCAAAGAGGTGCTACTCAAATGAGCCAAAATACAACTTCTTCCGCACAGAATGACTCCGGCACTTCTGAGCGGCTCCCATGGGCTGGCTTGCTCGCCCTCGCGATGACAGGGTTTATCTGTATTCTCACCGAAACGGTTCCCGCCGGCTTGCTGCTGCAAATTGGTGATGGGCTTGGTGTCTCTGAAGCTCTAGCCGGTCAGCTTGTCACTTTGTACGCCCTCGGTTCATTGTTGGCCGCCATTCCCTTAACCGCCGCAACACGCGGATGGCGGCGGAGACCCCTGCTGCTGCTATGCATTATTGGGTTTCTCGTATTCAACACCATCACTGCCTTTTCTTCTAATTATGTATTGACGCTGGCTGCCCGTTTTTTTGCCGGCATATCTGCCGGTGTCCTGTGGGGAATGATCGCAGGGTATGCCCGCCGCATGGTGCCGGAATCGCTTAAGGGGCGGGCCATGGCGGTGGCGATGGTCGGCACGCCTCTGGCCATGGCCATCGGTGTCCCTGCCGGAACATTTCTTGGCACCTTTGTCGGCTGGCGTGCTGTGTTTGGAATCATGTCACTGCTCGCGCTGCTGCTGGTCTTCTGGGTGCTTTGGAAGCTGCCGGACTACCCGGGCACAAGTGCCGATAAGCAGCTGCCGCTTTATAAGGTCTTTGTTATTCCCGGAGTACGGCCGGTCCTGGCCGTTGTTCTAGCTTGGGTATTGGCCCATAACATCCTTTATACCTATATTGCGCCATTTCTTGCGCAGGCCGGGCTTACCCGGCGTATTGACCTGGTGCTGCTTATTTTCGGTATTACTTCACTGGCAGGCATCGCAATTACCGGAATTCTGATCGACCGTAAATTGCGTCCATTGGTTCTGATTAGCCTCGCAACATTTACTTTGGCCGCCGTTGCACTTGGCATAAGCAACCATCCCGTCGTAATCTATCCTGTGGTTGCTGCATGGGGATTGACGTTCGGAGGTGCTGCAACAATGCTGCAGACAGCAATTGCCGAAACTGCTGGGGAGAGTGCCGATGTAGCCCAGTCCATGCTGGTAACGGCATGGAATCTGGCTATCGGCAGCGGTGGTGTGCTGGGCGGGATTCTAATCGAAACGCTGGGTGTCGCCTCATTCCCCTGGGCATTGTTTATTCTATTGCTGCTTGCGCTGTTCACCGCTTGGCGAGCGAAGGAATACGGATTTCCTGTGAAGCGGCCTTGAGGGAATTGTACATGTGAGAGAAGCGGTCACCTGTGTTGCCGGTTGAGCCAGACCAAACAAATACACCGTCAGCAATCTGACGGTGTATTTGTTTTCTCCTAATTTTTCTTGAACAAGTTTGCTCCCTTAAGCTGTACCCTTTCTACACCCTTTTCGCAACCGGAATCCAAATTTCGCTTTTGTAAGTCGGGGACGTTACATCTTTGCTCTCATTCCATAAGATTTCCGGCCCTTCGGTCTGCTCATAGTTGGAAGAAGGGAACCACTCGGAATAGATCCGTCCCCAAATATTTTGCAGGGTAGCCGGAAAAGGTCCGATGGACTCGAATACTGCCCAAGACATTGCCGGAACCTCCAGCAGCGTGAAGGTCTCGGGACATCCCAGCGTGGTAGCCACTCCGATATAATGATCCAGTTCCCCCTTTTCTTCCATCCGCCCCTCGGAAAAGTTTGTGGATGCGCTTATCAATCCCAGGGGTGCGACATTCGAAAGCTCTTTGAGCTTGGAGAGGGTTGGCAGATCCAGGCTTTGCCACATTGCGGAAATCTCCGGATTCACCCCCTCAAAAATAATAGGGACTCTCTTCTTAATCCCGACGATATGGAATGCTTCCTTCTCCTCAATCCGGTAATTCATTTCATTTCCTCCTCTGATAATGAGCTGAAAAGTCATTCGAGGAAAGGACTTCAGTGAAGGTCCTGCGGTTCTTGCTTCTGAGGGCAAAACACCGTGAAACTGCTGGAATGCCTTGGTGAAGGCGTCCGGTGAACTGTATCCATAATTCAGCGCAATGTCGATAATTTTGAGCTGGCTGCTCTGCAGATCGAAGGCCGCGAGTGTCAGCCGTCTACGCCGTACATATTCCGAAAGCGGGAGGCCGGCGAGAAAAGAGAACATCCGCTTGAAATGATATTCCGAGCACAATGCGCGTTTTGCCGCTTCCCGGTAATCAATCTCCCCAGTCAGATGTTCTTCGATATAAGCCAATGCATGATTCATGTTCTCCAGCAGGTTCATCTTCGCTCCTCCTCTCCTCACATCCAGAATAGCAATAATGGAGCACAGTCACCCGACAGTTCGTGCACTGTTAATGACGGGTCCTTAGAGATTTAGATCATTGGCTCTTCCACACCACGCACGTACTGCTCTATGTAAGTAACTGCATCAGCAAAATCTCCGGCAATATAATCCGGCACGGTATCCAGCCATTTATTTCTATACTCATTTAATGCCGCGTTTCCTGCACCAGTCATGACTAACACTTTCATACATCCGGCACGGTCTGCCGCCACCATATCCGTCCAACGGTCTCCAATCACTGCACATTTGCTTAGATCCAGATTGTTTTCTTGCGCTGCTCTAATCAGCATTCCAGGATTAGGCTTACGGCAATGACAGCCTTCATTATGCTGATGCGGACAAATGTATACACCGTCAAATCCAAACTCCAGCATTTCTATTCTAAAAGCTTCCTCCGTTGCCTCCCCTCTCGAGATTCCGGGTTGATTCGTAAAACCATAAAGTTTAAGCCCCATGAATTTCAGCGTGTTTAAAGCTCCGGGGGTAAACGGGAACAATTCGAAAGCCCCCGGATACTGCACTTCGTCACTTCCGCCCAAGGTTCCATCCCGGTCAATAAATACAGCCTGCAGTTTAGGTTCTCTCATGTTTGTTCGTTCCGCCTTCATACTATAATCTTTTCTCTAAAACAGCTTCATCATGCTTAACATAACCACAGCTTGCGTACGTGGCAATCGCCGGATCATTCGTTCTTCCTGTCAAAATCTTCACAGTGCCCACACCGCGCAAGCGGAGCTGAGCTTCCAGAAAGGCAAGCAGTGCTGCCGCCGCGCCTTTCCTCCGGGCTGATTCCTGAACATACATTTCCGTAATTTCACCATGACTTGCTGCGTAGCAGAAGGATTGCGAGCTCTGCGCGCAGGCAAAGCCGACGACTTCGTCCCTTAATTCGGCAACGGCAACTAACTCGTTCCCTGTGTTCAAACTCCCGATAATTTCCGCCTCCGGACGTTTGTCCCCGCCATTAAACTCATAATTCAGCCTGGATAATACATCTGCATCTTCTATTGTAGCCAGCCTGACTATTGGAATCACATATGTTCACACCCTCAGCAAAAATATTTTGAAGCTTACATTCCCGCAGCCGCCTTAATTTGCTGCCTCTGCGTCATGATTAACTCCTTCAGCCGGTCTGTTCCAAACGCGCCTGCCGTGAAGGCATTCCCCTTGGGATAATAAACCATCCGGAAGGAGGTGCCATCTTGCAGATGCACCCGCAGGAACACTCCGTAATCATGTTTTGTTTGCTTATAAACTGCATCGAAACCAACATTTTTCAGAGGCAGCAATTCACGAATGAATTCTTCGGAGGCCTCTTTTGTGAAATCACCAAGCGGACTGCTATCCATACCGCTTTCCAGACTGACTTTGTCCACTTTCCCTGCAATATCCAGCAGGTCTCCGATAGTGGCTGCCTTTGGATTCTCTTCTACTTCATAAATTTTGTTATCCGCTACCACCCGAAAATCGGATCTGTAGCCTTCCAGCGCATAAATCACTGTACCCACAGGAAGGAATGCGGCATCCCCGTTTTTGGTGACATGATCCGTACAGGCATTATCACTCACTTTAAAAGACACTTCCCCTACCTTATCTCCGAGTTGATCCGCAGGTACCGGCTTGGTTGCATCATAATTATGAGAATACCTGATATCATTGATCATCAAGAAATCCACCCATTCAATCTCGGCATAGCAGGGTTCTGACGTCTGCTCCGGCACTGTTTCAGGTGCAGCAGTCCCGGCTATTGGCTCCACATTTGCCTTATTCGTTGTCCCACAACCGGCTGCGAGCAACATCAATATAAGCAGCATTGAAATCGGCCCGCCAATTTTCATCCATTTCATCATCGTTATTCACCTCTGTTACTATTGACGGGCTAGTGCACCTTGATGTTACAGCATTTACCAAAACTTTTTCATATCCCGATTTATTATTCGTTTTGAATAACTTTTTATATAAAAGTTCTCTATTTGTGCTAATATATAGAAAAATAAAGGAGGGATGCTGATGAATAACCATAAAGTTAAAACTAATAGTCATTATGTTGAATTAGATTCGCTCAGAGGCATCGCTTCTGTTCTGGTGCTTATTACACACCTGATGATTGTTTTCCCCATGATTTACTCGCCCAGTTCGCCGCAGGATAACCTGACTCTCTTCGTGCTCAAATATTTGCCGTTTACAAGGGCTCTGTTTATCGGCGGTCCGGAAGCGGTCAAACTATTCTTCGTACTGAGCGGATTTGTTCTGGCTTTACCCTTTCTTAAAGGCGGTACAATCCGGTACTTGCCCTACTTGCTCAAGAGATTCCTCAGAATCTGCATCCCTTTCTATGTTGCCATATGTTTAGCGGTGCTTCTCAGCATAGTGATCCAAAGGAGCTCCATTCCTGAACTGAGTGAGTGGTATAATTCCATGAGCTGGACTACGCCGATCTCAACCAGACTACTCTTGGGACATTTTTTCCTGATCGGCAATTTCAATGTGAATGCATTTAACAATGTAATTTGGTCGCTGGTTCATGAAATGCGCATATCCATTCTGTTCCCCTTGATGATGTATGGAGTGATCAGGTATTCATGGCAAAAAAACGTCGCAGCTTACCTATTGGCCGGTATCATCGGGTTTTATTTAGGCGGATATGGAGATACGGTTGGCTATATGCTGCTGTTTGTGGTCGGCGCATTGCTGGCGAAACACAGAGCTTTTTTCATCAAACAATATAAAAGAACCGGCTCACTCCCGAAAATCATTCTTTTCACCTTTGCCTATGCGTTGTATTCGCTGCATGCACCAGGGAGCAACCCCTTAATCACAGGTTTGGTTTCCTATATCAACATGCTCGGATGCGGCTCATTAATAATCATTGCCTTATCCAGCGGGAGATTCTCAACAATCCTGAGAAATAAAGCCGTCAGCTATCTGGGGCGGATCTCGTACAGCCTGTATTTATATCATTTCATCATCCTGGTAGCTTCCATTAAATTATTGTACGGAGTCATCCCTATTGGCTTCATCCTCTTGCTAACAGCCGCGGCCAGTATTTCCATCGCTGCATTGTCATATCATTTTATTGAAATCCCGTCTATTAAATGGGGTAAAACACTTACACGCAGCAGGGATACCGCCATTCAGCAGCAATACGCACTTCCCCCATCACAATAAGGTTAGCCTATTCTAAAAGGTGCAAAGTGATTGATTCACTATGCCCTTTTTTTTGCTACTATATAGATTCAACTATAGTTTTAGAGTACAGGATCAGTCGCACTTTTGCACCTAGAGCAACGGTTTAAACCCTTGAGCGCGTAAGAAGAATTCATAATAATTTTCACTTGAATTGACAAAAAAAACACCTTGCTTGTTTGGTATCATGGAAGCGCGAACACCCATGCCAATAAGAAAGTGTCTGAACATTGATTAGTTGAATTTATTTAAGGAATCAATTAAGCGTCTTAAGTCGTCCAATAAACGCTGCTTTTCGTCTACGGTCCAGTCCGTCAAGGCTTCTTGTAAGATGCCATTTCGAGTGGAGTTAATTTGAGAAAAAATCTCCTTTCCGTGATTTGTTAATTCAGAAACACGAATTCTAGAATCATTCCTTGCCGGATAAGTATGGACCAATCCGGCTATTTCCAATTTATCAATTTGACGGCTAACACTGGAGTAATTTTTGCCCATCATGGCAGCCAAATCGCCGACACTAGTTGACTGAAGACGCCCAATGCCGATGAAAACACGAAAAGCTGCTGCTTCCATATTAACGCCAGCATGGGCAATCATTTTCTTATGGCGGTCTGACTGATTAAGCATTGTAGTCAATTCAATCAGTGTACTAAAAAGTTTATCTTCCATGTTCCTTATTTTATCATTATAACGGGACGAGGTGTCAATGGTGCATTCCAAGCTATTTCGATATCTTCTAAAGAAAATGTTGTTGTAGCGATATGGATCTTTCCTTTTGAAGCAAGATCCAAAACACTTTGTGCAGATGACAGCATATTTAATTGTGAAACACTTCTGCCGCCACTGCCGACCAGTTCGATCGTAGATGCACGAAGTAATGAAGAGGGCATGTTGATGTATTCTTGCCCGTACGCAGTTCCTATACTAACAAATCGCGTTGGGCGGCTCCCACCAGCTTTTGCAGCAGCAGAGAGAATGGCGAAGGCACTGTCACCCCAGAGATAATCTAGTACTACATCTACACCATCCGCAAAAGCTGGCTCCAGGGCTTTCTCAAAAGCTTGTTTACCGTTGTCAGTATTCATGTCAAATGCAACGAATTCATCTGCTCCTAAGGACTGTAACTTTGAGTGGTTTCGTCCGGTTGCAATAATTTTTTTTGCGCCTAAATATTTAGCAATTTGAATGGCCAAACTACCGGATTCACTAGTCGCACCGTTAATCAGAACCGTTTGACCAGATTGGAATTGCGCCCGATATACCAAAGCAGCCCACGAAGACATAGCCGGGTTTGTGATTGCAGCGGCGGTTACTTCATCAATCTCTTTGGGTAAATGTATAATCATATTTTTTTCTACAATGGTTTGTTCAGCTAAACTCCCATAGGGTGCGGCAGGGAGCGCAAAGTAAACACGAGATCCATCTGCCAATGTGCCGACACCATCTGCACCAGCTACAATTGGAAAGTTTGTTTCTGATGAATAATGCATGCCTAACGAACGGAACTTGCTAAGTTTACTTAAAGCAGCGGTCGAAACGTTAACAATAACTTTATCAGCGGATTCAACTGGTGCAGGAAATTGACCTAATACGGGAGGGATTCCCGCTTGCTTAACAATTGCGGCTTTAATCATTTGCATTCTTCCCTTCAATTAATATATGTGCGTTTTGCACATAAATACCATAACATAAATAAGTGCAAAATGCACATATTATCGAAGCCGAGTTTATGTATTGTATTTTGCTGCTGATATTCACTCAAAAACCCGAACAATTTCTCGCACATGATGCGATAATTGCCCGGGTTTTTCTGTATACCCTCTATTCCTGCCATGATTGGCCGTGTGTGGGAGTCTGTACACCGCTGGCACAATGCTGAAGCGTCAACAGAAGCTTCGTCTGCTGGTCCTTTGTCCGTACCGCCATTGCCCAGTTCAAAAAATCATTGCCCTTAACTCATTATGAATTCTCTCTGGGATCTCATACCCCTGTCCACTGTCTTCAGTATCTACCAGCAGACCCGTTATCCCCTCTTGTTCGCTATTCGAAATGTTTAGTACATACTTTTTTTGCGTGCCGTCAAGGTAAGAAATATGCATTAGAAAATATGTAACATAATTCAGTTCACCATTCATTTTCACTGCCTTGTTCAAGGCATTTGCAAAGACTTCAAGTTCATCTTCATCGGTGTAATTTTTTTCAGTAAATGGTCCAGACTTGTCCGTCCCTTCTTTGCATAAATCAGCACATTCCAGCCTGATGCTCTTGATCCTGGTGTCCTTTAT carries:
- a CDS encoding Lrp/AsnC family transcriptional regulator, encoding MDHVDKQILFHLQSQARISMTELGKNVGLSQPAVTERVKRMEEKGIISEYRTIISPEKIGKQAAAYILFHSRDCNAFLDFCRAAPDVVECYRISGEHNYLLKVISDSTRALEEFGNQCDRYGTYTILIVMSSPIDHKFLIPSLGETPINMLS
- a CDS encoding serine hydrolase domain-containing protein, giving the protein MCTLYSNPSDPQCLSGRIDEVMDRTLADKRLVGAVIKVAIDGTMVYSRAAGYADRGLNRLMREDALFRLASVTKPIVSTAALVLVAQGRLQLDDRVDRWLPEFRPRLQNGELAQLTVRHLMTHTAGLSYRFFQEENSSYQRAGISDGMDQSGITLEENMRRLASVPLLYTPGTEWRYSIATDVLGAVIAKVTETTLGEAIDSLVTKPLGMSDTGFIAADPERLATPYANNYPEPRPLLDPDKIAFVDGTAGFLLAPGRALDAAAYPSGGAGMVGSAGDFLHLLETLRQGGGPLLPESLVHEMTTNQIGDLPMPFWPGRGFGLGITVLKDPAAANTPESPGTWRMGGTYGHSWFVDPKQRLSVVAFTNTLLEGMSGQFTVDLCEAIYASIRS
- a CDS encoding MFS transporter, translating into MSQNTTSSAQNDSGTSERLPWAGLLALAMTGFICILTETVPAGLLLQIGDGLGVSEALAGQLVTLYALGSLLAAIPLTAATRGWRRRPLLLLCIIGFLVFNTITAFSSNYVLTLAARFFAGISAGVLWGMIAGYARRMVPESLKGRAMAVAMVGTPLAMAIGVPAGTFLGTFVGWRAVFGIMSLLALLLVFWVLWKLPDYPGTSADKQLPLYKVFVIPGVRPVLAVVLAWVLAHNILYTYIAPFLAQAGLTRRIDLVLLIFGITSLAGIAITGILIDRKLRPLVLISLATFTLAAVALGISNHPVVIYPVVAAWGLTFGGAATMLQTAIAETAGESADVAQSMLVTAWNLAIGSGGVLGGILIETLGVASFPWALFILLLLALFTAWRAKEYGFPVKRP
- a CDS encoding AraC family transcriptional regulator → MNLLENMNHALAYIEEHLTGEIDYREAAKRALCSEYHFKRMFSFLAGLPLSEYVRRRRLTLAAFDLQSSQLKIIDIALNYGYSSPDAFTKAFQQFHGVLPSEARTAGPSLKSFPRMTFQLIIRGGNEMNYRIEEKEAFHIVGIKKRVPIIFEGVNPEISAMWQSLDLPTLSKLKELSNVAPLGLISASTNFSEGRMEEKGELDHYIGVATTLGCPETFTLLEVPAMSWAVFESIGPFPATLQNIWGRIYSEWFPSSNYEQTEGPEILWNESKDVTSPTYKSEIWIPVAKRV
- a CDS encoding HAD-IIIA family hydrolase encodes the protein MREPKLQAVFIDRDGTLGGSDEVQYPGAFELFPFTPGALNTLKFMGLKLYGFTNQPGISRGEATEEAFRIEMLEFGFDGVYICPHQHNEGCHCRKPNPGMLIRAAQENNLDLSKCAVIGDRWTDMVAADRAGCMKVLVMTGAGNAALNEYRNKWLDTVPDYIAGDFADAVTYIEQYVRGVEEPMI
- a CDS encoding GNAT family N-acetyltransferase; protein product: MIPIVRLATIEDADVLSRLNYEFNGGDKRPEAEIIGSLNTGNELVAVAELRDEVVGFACAQSSQSFCYAASHGEITEMYVQESARRKGAAAALLAFLEAQLRLRGVGTVKILTGRTNDPAIATYASCGYVKHDEAVLEKRL
- a CDS encoding acyltransferase family protein translates to MNNHKVKTNSHYVELDSLRGIASVLVLITHLMIVFPMIYSPSSPQDNLTLFVLKYLPFTRALFIGGPEAVKLFFVLSGFVLALPFLKGGTIRYLPYLLKRFLRICIPFYVAICLAVLLSIVIQRSSIPELSEWYNSMSWTTPISTRLLLGHFFLIGNFNVNAFNNVIWSLVHEMRISILFPLMMYGVIRYSWQKNVAAYLLAGIIGFYLGGYGDTVGYMLLFVVGALLAKHRAFFIKQYKRTGSLPKIILFTFAYALYSLHAPGSNPLITGLVSYINMLGCGSLIIIALSSGRFSTILRNKAVSYLGRISYSLYLYHFIILVASIKLLYGVIPIGFILLLTAAASISIAALSYHFIEIPSIKWGKTLTRSRDTAIQQQYALPPSQ
- a CDS encoding MarR family winged helix-turn-helix transcriptional regulator — translated: MEDKLFSTLIELTTMLNQSDRHKKMIAHAGVNMEAAAFRVFIGIGRLQSTSVGDLAAMMGKNYSSVSRQIDKLEIAGLVHTYPARNDSRIRVSELTNHGKEIFSQINSTRNGILQEALTDWTVDEKQRLLDDLRRLIDSLNKFN
- a CDS encoding zinc-binding dehydrogenase, whose translation is MIKAAIVKQAGIPPVLGQFPAPVESADKVIVNVSTAALSKLSKFRSLGMHYSSETNFPIVAGADGVGTLADGSRVYFALPAAPYGSLAEQTIVEKNMIIHLPKEIDEVTAAAITNPAMSSWAALVYRAQFQSGQTVLINGATSESGSLAIQIAKYLGAKKIIATGRNHSKLQSLGADEFVAFDMNTDNGKQAFEKALEPAFADGVDVVLDYLWGDSAFAILSAAAKAGGSRPTRFVSIGTAYGQEYINMPSSLLRASTIELVGSGGRSVSQLNMLSSAQSVLDLASKGKIHIATTTFSLEDIEIAWNAPLTPRPVIMIK